One Synergistaceae bacterium genomic window carries:
- a CDS encoding purine/pyrimidine permease: protein MAKRQVVYGVNDTPPFPIMILAGAQHVLTLFGATTLVPLIFGPAMGMNPEQLAKFIGCVYFGMGIATLIQTHPKLGTGLPIVQGSSFSFIPPIMTVIGAYGAAGPETVMQYVGGGLIVGGLILALLGYTGLVGVIRKVITPVVIGPTIMAIGFSLAPTAVDNASKFWPVSLLVVVLIFIFSLVSKSKILNIFAVLSAILVAYLTCVGASQAGWVEAGHPIFIDFQTVLNAPVWRTEIVIPWGVPKFSLLAISAMLAGFFAVMIESIGDYHSCSYVADLEDPAPATISRGIGAEGMNCALSGLLGSVGTTSYTENIGLIGLTGMASRNVVRTGAVLLIGMSLLGKFGALVATMPAPVIGGAYIALFGTIGALGIQVLTRADLGSQRNILIVGFAFLMAMGLPNWVGQEAVQKTFTDPAYGKFLSTLGSMAWAILKTPMAVAGICAALCDSLVPGTDEERGIKK, encoded by the coding sequence ATGGCAAAGAGACAAGTAGTGTATGGGGTAAACGACACGCCGCCTTTCCCGATCATGATATTGGCGGGGGCGCAACACGTTTTGACGCTTTTCGGGGCGACCACGTTGGTGCCCTTAATTTTCGGCCCGGCGATGGGCATGAATCCGGAACAGCTCGCCAAGTTCATCGGATGCGTATATTTCGGCATGGGAATCGCGACGTTGATTCAGACGCACCCTAAGCTAGGCACGGGGCTACCCATCGTGCAGGGTTCCAGTTTCAGTTTCATTCCGCCGATCATGACGGTCATCGGAGCCTATGGGGCAGCCGGTCCAGAAACCGTCATGCAGTACGTGGGGGGCGGCTTGATCGTGGGCGGGCTCATTCTGGCTCTTTTGGGTTACACGGGACTCGTGGGAGTCATCCGCAAGGTCATCACACCGGTGGTCATTGGCCCCACCATCATGGCTATCGGATTTTCTCTGGCGCCAACAGCCGTGGACAACGCGTCGAAATTTTGGCCGGTTTCTCTTCTGGTGGTAGTGTTGATTTTTATCTTCAGCTTGGTGTCGAAAAGCAAAATCCTCAATATTTTCGCCGTGCTGTCCGCCATTCTCGTGGCCTATCTGACCTGCGTTGGGGCATCCCAAGCTGGTTGGGTGGAGGCAGGACACCCTATTTTCATCGACTTTCAGACCGTGTTGAACGCTCCTGTCTGGCGCACGGAGATTGTCATTCCCTGGGGCGTTCCCAAGTTCAGTTTGCTGGCGATCAGCGCAATGCTGGCGGGTTTTTTCGCCGTCATGATCGAGTCAATCGGGGATTACCATTCCTGCTCTTACGTCGCAGATCTGGAGGACCCCGCGCCCGCGACGATCAGCCGGGGCATCGGGGCCGAGGGAATGAACTGCGCCCTGTCGGGTTTGCTGGGGTCCGTCGGCACCACATCCTACACCGAGAACATCGGCCTGATCGGCCTCACAGGTATGGCATCCCGCAACGTCGTCCGCACGGGGGCGGTGTTGCTCATTGGCATGAGCCTATTGGGAAAGTTCGGCGCTCTTGTGGCCACCATGCCCGCTCCCGTCATTGGTGGGGCGTACATCGCGCTTTTCGGGACGATCGGGGCCCTAGGGATTCAGGTATTGACCCGCGCGGACCTGGGCAGCCAGAGAAACATCCTCATCGTGGGCTTCGCTTTTTTGATGGCAATGGGTTTACCCAATTGGGTGGGGCAGGAAGCTGTGCAAAAAACCTTTACGGACCCAGCTTACGGAAAATTTCTTTCCACCTTGGGCAGCATGGCCTGGGCTATTCTGAAAACCCCCATGGCCGTGGCAGGAATCTGCGCCGCGCTCTGTGATTCTCTCGTCCCCGGCACCGACGAAGAGCGTGGCATTAAGAAATAA
- the pyrR gene encoding bifunctional pyr operon transcriptional regulator/uracil phosphoribosyltransferase PyrR — protein MKEKAKIMDARAMERAVSRIAHEVIEKNKGVTDVALIGIQRRGVPLARLLAENIEKVEGVKVPVGVLDITFYRDDLSLMNEHPVLNGTNIPFSVTGLTVVLVDDVLFTGRTARAALDALMDGGRPRSIQLAVLLDRGHRELPIRADFVGKNVPTSRSELIAVRIAPFDEPDEVLLMDLEG, from the coding sequence GTGAAAGAAAAGGCGAAAATTATGGACGCCCGCGCTATGGAGCGCGCTGTTTCGCGCATCGCTCACGAGGTCATCGAGAAAAACAAGGGTGTGACGGACGTGGCCTTGATCGGTATCCAGCGCAGAGGCGTTCCTCTGGCTCGGTTGCTGGCCGAGAACATCGAGAAAGTCGAAGGAGTGAAAGTGCCGGTGGGGGTCTTGGACATCACCTTTTACCGGGACGATCTCTCCCTGATGAACGAACACCCCGTCTTGAACGGCACAAACATTCCTTTCAGCGTTACGGGGCTGACGGTGGTCCTGGTGGACGATGTGCTCTTCACGGGGCGCACGGCCAGGGCCGCTCTGGACGCCCTGATGGACGGTGGACGTCCCCGCTCTATCCAACTGGCGGTTCTGCTGGATCGAGGACACCGGGAGCTTCCTATCCGCGCCGATTTTGTGGGGAAAAACGTCCCCACCTCTCGCAGTGAACTGATCGCCGTTCGCATCGCCCCTTTCGACGAACCCGATGAGGTCTTGCTAATGGATCTGGAGGGATAA
- a CDS encoding haloacid dehalogenase-like hydrolase, with amino-acid sequence MNVYDFDGTIYDGDSSLDFWRYCLKNKPVKSVYFLALILATVLYSLGFYSKEQFKSKFFACVKSLADTEQTVREFWYTHRKKIKTFYLDEHKTLDERKAGEVIISASPEFLLRPLCDEWGVTLIASRASPRTGEWLGTNCHGAEKVNRFRAMFPDVVVARFYSDTLSDEPMAALAKSAFLVKGRRIIPWGEYKPSFASKVKRTYFSRKFISFVFCGVIGSITAITVSAFSSLIIDPTIAYFIGYAVGLIPAYVLSGLLTYRLALKQLSFTQFGRFCVSYTPSLCILVGFVGVCINLLGWNNIFVYALAACLSVPLTFVLTKWFAFGKHNNNNLKQPKQRGIFK; translated from the coding sequence GTGAACGTTTACGATTTCGACGGCACTATCTACGACGGTGACAGTTCCCTTGATTTTTGGCGATACTGTCTGAAAAACAAGCCCGTTAAGTCGGTGTATTTTCTCGCGTTGATACTCGCGACCGTGCTGTATAGCTTGGGGTTTTACAGCAAAGAACAATTCAAGTCGAAGTTCTTCGCATGCGTGAAGTCGCTCGCCGATACGGAGCAAACCGTGCGCGAGTTTTGGTATACACACAGGAAGAAAATCAAAACATTTTATCTTGACGAGCACAAAACGCTTGACGAGCGCAAAGCGGGCGAAGTAATTATATCCGCTTCTCCGGAGTTTCTGCTCCGACCGCTCTGCGATGAGTGGGGCGTTACTCTGATTGCCTCACGCGCAAGTCCGCGAACCGGGGAATGGCTCGGCACGAACTGCCACGGCGCGGAAAAGGTCAACCGTTTCCGCGCGATGTTTCCAGACGTTGTCGTCGCACGGTTTTACTCCGACACGTTGTCAGACGAGCCAATGGCCGCACTCGCAAAATCCGCGTTCTTAGTAAAGGGAAGGCGGATAATCCCATGGGGCGAGTACAAACCGAGCTTCGCGAGCAAGGTCAAGCGCACCTACTTCTCGCGCAAATTTATTTCATTCGTGTTTTGCGGCGTGATTGGATCAATAACGGCGATTACTGTTTCGGCTTTCTCGTCATTAATTATTGATCCAACCATCGCATATTTTATCGGCTATGCTGTAGGGTTGATTCCGGCGTATGTGTTGAGCGGTCTGCTGACATATAGACTTGCGTTAAAACAACTATCGTTCACGCAGTTCGGGCGATTTTGCGTATCGTATACACCGAGCCTATGTATTTTGGTGGGGTTCGTTGGCGTGTGCATTAACTTGTTGGGGTGGAATAACATTTTCGTATATGCTCTCGCCGCGTGTTTGTCTGTACCGCTGACGTTCGTGCTGACAAAGTGGTTTGCGTTTGGAAAACATAACAATAACAACCTAAAACAACCTAAACAAAGGGGAATTTTCAAATGA
- a CDS encoding UbiA prenyltransferase family protein: MPVIAYIKQLRPKSWLKNVFVFMPLVFSLELTNLPKLAMCGLAFVAFCLTSSTVYTFNDLLDAEQDAEHPIKCRRPIASGAIPKSGAAVFCALLLISGLTLALFVNLPTAVIAAAYLAINVAYTIRLKHLAIIDCFCIAAGFVLRVYAGSAAIGDKVSNWLFLTVIAMSLFMAFGKRRGEMMKMEGSLTRHALEQYDLRFLNGMMFVCAGLMVVFYSLWAMARGLNMIYTVPVVIFIVCKYLLLVHDDDSHGDPTTVIFEDKTLLAASGLYALLTVGLLYAGRFM; this comes from the coding sequence ATGCCTGTAATTGCATACATAAAACAGCTTCGCCCCAAAAGCTGGCTGAAAAATGTATTCGTGTTCATGCCGCTTGTATTCTCGCTTGAACTGACGAACTTACCAAAACTCGCGATGTGCGGTTTGGCGTTTGTGGCGTTTTGTTTGACATCGTCGACAGTCTATACTTTTAACGACTTACTGGATGCGGAGCAAGACGCGGAGCATCCAATCAAATGCCGCCGCCCGATTGCCTCCGGCGCGATACCGAAATCGGGTGCCGCCGTATTTTGTGCTCTGTTGCTTATTTCAGGTTTGACGCTTGCGTTGTTCGTCAACCTGCCGACTGCGGTGATCGCGGCGGCTTACCTCGCTATCAATGTCGCGTACACGATACGCCTAAAACACTTAGCGATTATTGATTGCTTTTGCATAGCAGCAGGATTTGTGTTGCGGGTGTACGCGGGAAGCGCTGCGATCGGCGACAAGGTATCGAACTGGCTGTTTTTGACCGTCATTGCGATGTCGCTGTTTATGGCGTTCGGTAAGCGGCGCGGTGAAATGATGAAAATGGAGGGTTCGCTTACAAGACACGCCTTGGAGCAGTACGATTTGCGTTTTCTCAACGGAATGATGTTCGTTTGCGCCGGGTTAATGGTTGTGTTTTACTCGTTGTGGGCTATGGCGCGGGGACTGAATATGATTTACACCGTGCCTGTCGTGATTTTTATCGTGTGCAAGTATTTATTGCTCGTTCACGATGACGATTCCCACGGAGACCCGACCACGGTGATATTCGAGGATAAGACCCTACTCGCCGCAAGTGGCTTGTACGCTCTACTGACTGTCGGCTTACTCTACGCGGGGAGGTTTATGTGA
- a CDS encoding dipeptidase, translating to MRPIIVDAHYDLLCDVFRLRKKGERKVIERFYLEDLKTSGVNVVICSLFVHDQYLPEMALRHALDQIGMFHREMEESEGLFALCRNAAEVRKTVEEGRAAFLLSFEGVEPLGNDLLLLRPFYELGVRFVGLTWSRRNYAADGCHFWPIPEGTPGGLTAFGVQLLKEAEQLGMVLDVSHLNDAGFADVLALSQKPFIASHSNCRSLANVTRNLTDPQIKELAFRGGVMGLNNMIHFVYPSEDFDERIFYAKESEPPLAHIPEGKPLYEGFFDHIHHVVDLVGPDHIGFGFDLCEFDRPEEKRNMSVFPSYRHVAPFIERLDQEFPKNVVEKICGGNWMRILETLH from the coding sequence GTGCGACCCATTATTGTCGATGCCCATTACGATCTTCTATGCGATGTCTTCCGCCTGAGAAAAAAAGGGGAGCGAAAGGTCATTGAGCGTTTCTATCTGGAAGACCTGAAAACCTCTGGGGTCAACGTGGTGATATGCTCGCTCTTCGTTCACGACCAATACCTGCCGGAGATGGCTTTGAGGCACGCTCTGGACCAAATCGGGATGTTCCACCGCGAAATGGAGGAATCCGAGGGACTTTTCGCCCTGTGTCGTAACGCCGCAGAAGTCAGAAAAACGGTGGAAGAAGGACGGGCGGCGTTCCTGCTTTCCTTTGAAGGAGTTGAGCCCCTGGGGAACGACCTCCTTTTACTGAGACCTTTCTACGAGCTAGGTGTGCGCTTTGTGGGTTTGACTTGGAGCCGACGTAACTACGCGGCGGACGGCTGTCATTTCTGGCCTATTCCCGAGGGGACACCAGGGGGACTCACGGCTTTCGGGGTGCAATTGTTGAAAGAAGCGGAACAATTGGGAATGGTATTGGACGTCAGCCACTTGAACGACGCGGGATTCGCGGACGTTCTCGCGCTCTCTCAAAAGCCCTTCATCGCCTCCCACTCCAATTGCCGATCCCTCGCCAACGTCACGCGGAACCTCACCGACCCTCAGATCAAAGAATTGGCTTTCCGAGGCGGCGTCATGGGCCTCAACAATATGATCCATTTTGTTTATCCCAGCGAAGATTTCGACGAAAGAATATTCTACGCCAAGGAATCGGAACCGCCGCTAGCGCATATTCCAGAGGGCAAACCGCTTTACGAAGGGTTTTTCGACCATATCCACCATGTGGTTGACCTGGTGGGGCCTGATCACATCGGGTTTGGTTTTGACCTGTGCGAGTTCGATAGACCGGAGGAGAAGCGGAACATGAGCGTCTTCCCCTCTTATAGGCACGTAGCCCCTTTTATTGAGCGCCTCGACCAAGAGTTTCCGAAAAACGTGGTGGAGAAAATCTGTGGCGGCAATTGGATGAGAATCCTTGAGACCCTACACTAA
- a CDS encoding DUF1850 domain-containing protein, with product MRPYTKIVYVAMLFLAVAFILSIPVRRVELRDRAGTTVLSFPLYLGETFSMEYIHSVQLCPVVDEYYVVGDALWLWEERTQSTNAGLPTEAPHLGRFIYDPPWYRYIGRRRPFNDIRLRVGDVRVGRNVLTLPTGRRVELFEHFAGALLTLCLR from the coding sequence TTGAGACCCTACACTAAAATTGTCTATGTCGCTATGCTGTTTCTAGCAGTGGCGTTTATTCTCTCTATTCCTGTTCGGCGCGTCGAATTGCGCGACAGGGCGGGAACGACGGTGTTGTCTTTTCCTCTTTATTTGGGGGAAACCTTTTCTATGGAGTACATTCACTCCGTGCAACTGTGTCCTGTGGTGGACGAATACTACGTCGTGGGAGATGCTTTGTGGCTCTGGGAAGAACGGACTCAATCCACCAACGCAGGCCTCCCGACGGAAGCTCCACATCTGGGGAGGTTCATTTACGATCCCCCTTGGTATCGGTACATAGGGAGACGGCGGCCTTTTAACGATATTCGCCTGAGAGTTGGTGACGTCCGAGTGGGACGCAACGTTCTGACTTTGCCGACAGGTCGGCGTGTGGAGCTTTTCGAGCATTTTGCGGGGGCGCTTTTAACGCTGTGTTTACGATGA
- a CDS encoding TRAP transporter permease, whose product MVTDIDVEEIKRQYDSESRFRAPRGWVGMLVNIFAVAMSLFHLYTSAFGLLLEMRQRAIHLFFVLVLVFLLYPMNSKSSKTRIPWYDWLMAALGAVVTLYIVFEFYPVLGQAGLLTGLLGKLTGNEFYSMIVRAGLPSSTDLAIGCLGIVMVLEATRRVSNPVLPVIAIFFILYCAFGRSAPALFQHRGYNFYRIINHMYLGTEGVFGTPLAVSATFVFMFVLFGTIVEQTGLGRYIIDLSMALAGWSAGGPAKVAVVSSGIMGTISGSSVANVCTTGMFTIPLMKSVGYQPHFAGAVEAVASTGGQIMPPVMGAAAFIMAQTMGISYLEVALAAVVPALLYYIAVIVQVHFEATRLGLLGLSRDRLPSLKKLILERGHLLLPLGGIVYFLVAGYTPLKAAFYGILLTVLTSYMRRDTWLTPQKLWNGLVNGARSSLGVACACATVGIIIGTATLTGLGLKLAHAIVTMAGGSLFLTLVFTMVASIFLGMGLPTTANFIVTSTMAAPALIRLGIPEMAAYMFVLYFGIAADLTPPVALAAYAGAGIARADPMKTGITATKLALAGFLVPYIYAYNPILVLVGFEPFVFSQAVVTALIGVFLLGMATIGYYKAPLNGFLRILALGGALGLMIPGWKSDLTGLVVLIFLWFAQTEKVKRKLS is encoded by the coding sequence ATGGTAACCGATATCGATGTGGAGGAAATTAAAAGGCAATACGACAGTGAATCGCGGTTTCGAGCCCCTAGGGGCTGGGTAGGTATGCTTGTCAATATATTTGCCGTGGCTATGTCGCTTTTTCATCTTTACACATCGGCTTTTGGATTATTACTGGAGATGCGGCAGCGTGCGATACACCTCTTTTTCGTTTTGGTGCTGGTGTTTCTGCTCTATCCCATGAACTCTAAGAGTTCCAAAACTCGTATTCCCTGGTACGATTGGCTCATGGCGGCTCTTGGGGCCGTTGTCACGTTGTACATAGTCTTCGAGTTTTACCCCGTGTTAGGACAGGCAGGACTTCTGACGGGGCTCCTCGGAAAACTGACGGGGAACGAGTTTTACTCCATGATAGTACGAGCGGGGTTGCCCAGCTCTACGGACTTGGCGATCGGTTGTCTGGGGATAGTGATGGTTCTGGAGGCGACCCGGCGGGTTTCTAACCCCGTATTGCCGGTCATCGCGATTTTCTTTATTCTCTATTGCGCTTTCGGGCGCTCTGCCCCCGCCCTTTTCCAGCATCGAGGTTACAATTTTTACCGCATCATCAACCATATGTACCTGGGAACGGAGGGGGTCTTTGGGACGCCTCTGGCGGTATCTGCCACATTTGTGTTCATGTTCGTTCTCTTCGGCACGATCGTGGAACAAACCGGATTGGGCAGGTATATCATCGACCTGTCTATGGCTCTGGCCGGTTGGTCGGCGGGCGGACCCGCCAAGGTGGCCGTGGTCAGTTCGGGCATCATGGGAACCATCTCCGGCTCTTCCGTGGCCAACGTTTGCACTACGGGCATGTTTACCATTCCCTTGATGAAAAGCGTGGGGTATCAACCTCATTTCGCCGGAGCCGTGGAGGCCGTGGCGTCCACGGGAGGGCAGATTATGCCGCCCGTAATGGGAGCGGCCGCCTTCATCATGGCTCAGACCATGGGAATTTCCTATTTGGAAGTAGCCTTGGCTGCGGTGGTGCCTGCCTTGTTGTACTATATCGCCGTCATCGTTCAGGTCCATTTCGAGGCTACGCGCCTAGGTTTATTGGGTCTTTCTCGGGACAGGCTTCCGAGCCTGAAAAAACTCATCCTTGAACGAGGCCACTTGCTTCTCCCCCTGGGGGGCATTGTCTACTTCCTCGTGGCGGGTTACACGCCTCTCAAAGCGGCGTTTTACGGTATTCTCCTCACGGTGCTCACCTCCTATATGAGGCGAGATACTTGGTTGACTCCGCAAAAGCTATGGAATGGGCTCGTCAACGGAGCGAGAAGCTCCCTGGGTGTGGCCTGTGCCTGCGCCACGGTGGGAATCATTATCGGAACCGCGACGCTGACGGGGTTAGGGCTGAAGTTGGCTCATGCTATTGTAACTATGGCGGGCGGAAGTCTGTTTTTGACCTTGGTCTTCACTATGGTGGCCTCCATCTTTTTGGGCATGGGTTTACCCACCACGGCAAACTTCATCGTGACAAGCACCATGGCGGCCCCGGCTCTGATCAGATTGGGGATTCCCGAAATGGCCGCCTATATGTTTGTGCTCTACTTCGGCATCGCGGCTGATTTGACTCCTCCCGTGGCTCTCGCGGCCTACGCCGGGGCGGGCATCGCCAGAGCTGACCCTATGAAGACGGGCATCACCGCCACGAAGCTGGCTCTAGCGGGATTCCTCGTCCCCTATATTTACGCCTACAATCCCATATTGGTTTTAGTGGGCTTCGAACCGTTCGTGTTTTCCCAGGCCGTTGTGACGGCTTTGATCGGGGTGTTCCTGTTGGGGATGGCTACCATAGGCTACTACAAGGCGCCTTTGAACGGGTTTTTGCGGATCTTGGCGTTGGGCGGCGCTTTGGGGCTGATGATCCCGGGCTGGAAATCCGACCTGACGGGCTTGGTCGTGTTGATTTTCCTGTGGTTCGCGCAGACGGAAAAAGTGAAAAGGAAACTGAGTTAG
- a CDS encoding chemotaxis protein has product MQEVKKVITEVGTNEWQVVVFFLGEQSFAINVDKTREILRWPGCRVIPDTPSAMIGITSVRGEVLPLVDLRVFLNVDSHVEREQCKVIIAEFNEVKLGFVVDAVERIYRINSEDLDSTLTGKYLGEWILYVIKRDARNVLLLDYEAIVQAISPQLAMHQKLDLTAAQTVIKGLGDLSQYHIIIAEDSPLIRKQIKDSMEAGGFINLRICADGKEAYDCIMEEDIHYDVLITDVEMPRLDGLALTRRLKENAATRDLPIIVFSSIMAQDIKTKAASVGAKYQITKPEISQLVEYVAKVIKEERQKLEERQTAEEEQKSAVA; this is encoded by the coding sequence ATGCAGGAAGTGAAGAAGGTTATAACTGAGGTCGGAACAAATGAATGGCAGGTTGTGGTCTTCTTCTTAGGAGAGCAATCTTTTGCTATAAATGTGGACAAGACGCGGGAGATACTTCGCTGGCCGGGGTGTCGGGTTATTCCTGATACTCCTAGCGCGATGATCGGAATCACCTCCGTTAGAGGCGAAGTGTTGCCCCTGGTGGACCTTCGTGTGTTTCTGAACGTGGACTCCCACGTGGAGAGAGAACAGTGCAAGGTGATCATTGCCGAGTTTAATGAAGTGAAGTTGGGCTTCGTGGTGGACGCGGTGGAGCGGATCTACCGCATCAACTCCGAGGACCTGGATTCGACCTTGACGGGTAAATATTTAGGCGAGTGGATTCTTTACGTCATCAAGAGGGATGCGCGAAACGTGCTTCTTCTGGACTATGAGGCCATCGTCCAGGCTATCAGCCCTCAGCTCGCTATGCACCAGAAGCTAGACCTGACGGCGGCTCAAACTGTGATTAAGGGCCTAGGGGATCTTTCACAATACCATATCATTATTGCCGAAGACTCGCCCTTGATACGTAAGCAGATCAAGGATTCCATGGAAGCGGGCGGTTTTATCAATCTTAGAATTTGCGCGGACGGGAAAGAGGCCTATGACTGTATTATGGAGGAAGATATTCACTACGACGTCCTCATTACGGATGTGGAGATGCCGCGCCTGGACGGGCTCGCGTTGACGAGACGCCTCAAGGAAAACGCCGCTACGCGAGATCTTCCGATTATTGTTTTCTCCTCCATCATGGCCCAGGACATTAAGACCAAGGCCGCCAGCGTAGGGGCTAAGTACCAGATCACCAAGCCGGAGATTTCTCAACTGGTGGAATACGTGGCGAAAGTCATCAAAGAAGAGCGACAAAAGCTGGAAGAGCGACAGACGGCGGAAGAAGAGCAAAAGAGCGCAGTTGCCTGA
- the rpoD gene encoding RNA polymerase sigma factor RpoD, whose translation MQGENTDTIKTEAPKSDTVEYLGKVRNLVHEGQGRGFVTHQDIERHIPLDTWNSDMLDNILNNLQELGIEVVEEESRSKIQATVTMGEELLPSFDADMGKLDDIPLTDPVRMYLREIGKVSLLTAEEEVTLAKQMEEGDLRAKQKLTDANLRLVVSIAKKYIGRGMLFLDLIQEGNLGLIRAVEKFDYRKGFKFSTYATWWIRQAITRAIADQARTIRVPVHMVETINKMVRISRQLVQKLGREPTDEEISTEMEIDPSRVEEIRRIAQLPVSLETPIGEEEDSQLGDFIEDRDLPSPDEAAAGHLLHEQIEDMLDALSTREREVLHFRFGLEDGHSYTLEEVGRKFGVTRERIRQIEAKALRKLRHPSRSRKLKDFLD comes from the coding sequence GTGCAAGGAGAAAATACGGATACCATCAAAACGGAAGCGCCTAAGAGCGATACGGTCGAGTATCTCGGCAAGGTGCGCAACCTCGTTCACGAGGGCCAGGGGAGGGGCTTCGTCACCCATCAGGATATCGAGCGTCACATACCGCTGGATACGTGGAACTCTGACATGTTGGACAACATCCTGAACAACCTTCAGGAGTTGGGTATCGAGGTGGTGGAGGAGGAAAGCCGGAGCAAAATACAGGCCACGGTCACGATGGGAGAGGAACTTCTGCCGTCCTTTGACGCCGACATGGGAAAGCTCGACGATATTCCGTTGACGGACCCTGTGCGCATGTACCTGCGGGAGATCGGAAAGGTTTCTCTTTTAACGGCAGAGGAAGAGGTGACTTTGGCCAAGCAAATGGAGGAGGGCGACCTTCGGGCCAAGCAGAAGCTGACCGACGCGAACCTGCGGCTGGTGGTGAGCATCGCGAAAAAATACATCGGCAGGGGGATGCTTTTTCTGGACCTCATTCAAGAGGGGAACCTGGGGCTCATTCGCGCCGTGGAGAAGTTCGACTACCGTAAGGGATTCAAGTTCAGCACCTACGCGACCTGGTGGATACGCCAAGCGATCACCCGCGCTATCGCGGACCAAGCTCGCACGATTCGAGTACCTGTGCATATGGTCGAGACGATCAACAAGATGGTGCGTATTTCGCGACAGCTTGTCCAAAAGCTGGGGCGAGAGCCCACGGATGAGGAAATTTCGACCGAGATGGAGATAGACCCCTCCAGAGTGGAGGAGATTCGCCGGATAGCTCAGTTGCCCGTCTCTCTGGAGACGCCGATTGGTGAAGAAGAAGACAGTCAGTTGGGGGATTTCATCGAAGACAGGGATCTTCCCAGCCCCGACGAAGCCGCGGCGGGACACTTGCTTCATGAGCAGATCGAGGATATGTTGGACGCCCTCTCCACTCGAGAGAGAGAGGTGCTGCACTTCCGATTTGGCCTGGAGGATGGTCATTCTTATACTCTCGAAGAGGTGGGACGCAAGTTTGGGGTCACCCGAGAGCGTATTCGTCAGATTGAGGCCAAAGCACTGCGTAAGTTGCGCCATCCAAGCCGAAGCCGTAAATTGAAGGATTTTCTGGATTGA
- a CDS encoding MFS transporter, which yields MALISLAHGVNDTYAAFLATFIPFIKDNLGLSYALAGSFNVIVGFFHICCQPAIGYLCDRIRRPVLMVVGPILCGLGAVLLPNTSSYWAAIAAAGLWGFGSALFHPQGSGGIGYISRPDKLTRSLTWFNIAGTVGTMLSPIIAVGAVKAWGYRGLYLTLLPALFLAPCIYFSMPFLREEPLRNDGERRGFFRTIGTLFAVLYPIWAVSLIRDLLFQCMRFFLPLKLAAEGGKLESVGTVVFSLTCGSTLAMIPMGAIARRLGNKKTLQISLLMGTLVLGAAFFATGFFATALSVLGVACVYSTLPLTVSIAQNLAPNERSAASSIVMGLAWGFSNILLSPFGKLADLLGLDAAFVFMVILPLLGVPFLWSRSFRKV from the coding sequence GTGGCCTTGATATCCCTCGCCCACGGGGTCAACGATACCTACGCCGCCTTTCTGGCGACTTTCATCCCTTTCATCAAAGACAATTTGGGGCTTTCTTACGCTCTGGCAGGCAGTTTCAACGTTATCGTGGGATTTTTTCATATTTGCTGTCAGCCTGCAATCGGTTATCTGTGCGACCGCATACGCAGACCTGTCCTGATGGTCGTTGGCCCCATCCTTTGCGGGTTGGGCGCCGTCCTGCTACCCAACACGAGTTCCTACTGGGCGGCCATTGCCGCGGCCGGACTCTGGGGTTTTGGCAGCGCTCTCTTCCATCCTCAGGGCAGCGGAGGCATCGGTTACATCTCCCGACCGGACAAACTGACGCGTTCTCTGACCTGGTTCAACATCGCCGGGACTGTCGGGACAATGCTCAGCCCCATCATCGCGGTGGGGGCTGTGAAGGCTTGGGGATATCGGGGACTCTACCTGACGCTTCTGCCGGCTTTGTTTTTGGCGCCTTGTATCTACTTCTCCATGCCTTTTCTGAGGGAAGAACCCTTACGGAACGACGGTGAACGTAGGGGCTTTTTCAGGACCATCGGAACCCTTTTTGCGGTGCTCTATCCTATCTGGGCCGTCTCTTTGATTCGCGACCTGCTTTTCCAATGTATGCGCTTCTTTCTGCCCTTGAAACTCGCGGCGGAGGGCGGCAAGTTGGAGTCCGTGGGAACCGTCGTTTTCAGCCTTACCTGCGGTAGCACTCTGGCGATGATTCCCATGGGCGCCATCGCCAGGCGATTGGGGAACAAAAAAACCTTGCAGATCAGTTTGTTGATGGGAACCCTTGTTTTAGGGGCGGCATTTTTCGCCACGGGCTTTTTTGCGACCGCGCTCTCTGTTTTGGGTGTTGCCTGTGTTTACTCGACGTTGCCTCTGACAGTCTCCATCGCTCAGAACCTTGCCCCTAACGAGCGCAGCGCGGCGAGCTCCATCGTCATGGGGCTGGCTTGGGGCTTCAGCAACATTCTACTTTCGCCCTTTGGCAAGCTAGCGGACCTGTTGGGTCTCGACGCGGCCTTCGTCTTCATGGTAATCCTCCCTCTCTTAGGAGTGCCTTTTCTGTGGAGCCGCTCTTTCAGAAAAGTGTGA